A genomic segment from Pseudanabaena sp. FACHB-2040 encodes:
- a CDS encoding DUF1049 domain-containing protein: MAKLIAALLLAVWVAAIAIFSAQNGTPISLQFFGLRSIQLPLGMTLAFFAAASMIGTALVLPVFTGSERLGAAGRRLK, translated from the coding sequence ATGGCTAAACTTATCGCTGCCCTGCTCCTAGCTGTCTGGGTTGCTGCCATTGCCATTTTCTCAGCCCAGAACGGTACGCCTATCTCCTTACAGTTCTTCGGCCTCCGCTCGATTCAGCTGCCTCTAGGGATGACGTTAGCTTTTTTTGCTGCAGCTAGCATGATCGGGACAGCGTTAGTTTTGCCTGTATTTACGGGGAGTGAGCGGTTGGGAGCTGCTGGTCGGCGGTTGAAGTAA
- the recG gene encoding ATP-dependent DNA helicase RecG has protein sequence MTDSPTPTPDWLRLQKALSLEADRGFNNLEGKQQRFNEFLQDNLRCPPAQLPGTEQARWTGLAEKFTQYSELSFAQRQHLVADARRTLYETRRTLESQLEKASSGAPGAAKKTQAEGRTRSPKTTELTAAAAAANGRKPTLEQAVTYLKGIGPKNGERLAKLGLWTVQDILYYYPRDHIDYAKQVKIAALEPGETVTVVGNVKRINCFTSPRNAKLTIFELMLEDGSGRLKLSRFYAGSRYSNVSWQQRQKREFPMGAVVAASGLVKESKFGLTLEDPDLEVLEGSGGAIESLTIGRVVPVYPLTEGVSADLIRRAVVAALPAVAELKEPLPVDLRQQYGLTGLGDAIAQIHFPDDADKLAAARRRLVFDEFFYLQLGLLRRRLEQQQQQTTVALAPTGALIDTFYEVLPFDLTGAQQRVVNDILADLQRSIPMNRLVQGDVGSGKTVVAVIAILAAIQAGYQGALMAPTEVLAEQHYRKLVSWFTQLHLPVELLTGSTKAAKRRAIFSELATGQLPVLVGTHALIEDPVQFQSLGLVVIDEQHRFGVQQRARLQQKGPNPHVLTLTATPIPRTLALTLHGDLDVSQIDELPPGRKAIQTTLLTGRDRNHAYDLVRREVAQGRQVYVVLPLVEESEKLDLKSATEEHQRLSEVIFPEFKVGLLHGRMSSAEKDRAITEFRDGKTHILVSTTVVEVGVDVPNASVMLIEHAERFGLSQLHQLRGRVGRGAAQSYCLLMSASRSEVSLQRLKVLEQSQDGFFIAEMDLRFRGPGEVLGTRQSGLPDFALASLVEDQDVLEQARTAAEALLKEDKTLELWPRLKAELDRRYQKLMGGTILT, from the coding sequence ATGACAGACAGCCCTACGCCTACCCCTGACTGGCTGCGCCTGCAAAAAGCTCTCTCTCTGGAAGCCGATCGGGGCTTCAACAATCTGGAGGGCAAACAGCAGCGCTTTAATGAGTTTTTGCAGGACAATCTGCGCTGCCCTCCCGCTCAGCTGCCAGGGACTGAGCAAGCGCGGTGGACCGGCTTGGCCGAAAAATTTACTCAGTACAGCGAGCTGAGCTTTGCCCAGCGCCAGCACCTAGTTGCAGACGCCCGCCGAACCCTCTACGAAACCCGGCGAACTCTGGAAAGCCAGCTAGAAAAAGCAAGCAGTGGTGCTCCTGGGGCTGCAAAAAAGACTCAGGCCGAAGGCCGCACTCGCTCCCCCAAGACGACAGAGCTCACAGCTGCGGCTGCCGCAGCTAACGGCCGCAAGCCCACTTTAGAACAGGCGGTAACTTACCTTAAAGGAATTGGGCCCAAAAACGGGGAACGACTGGCTAAGCTCGGCCTGTGGACTGTGCAGGATATCCTTTACTACTACCCCCGCGACCACATTGACTACGCCAAACAGGTCAAAATCGCGGCCCTAGAGCCAGGGGAAACGGTCACGGTCGTAGGTAACGTCAAGCGCATCAACTGTTTTACCAGTCCCCGCAACGCCAAGCTGACCATCTTTGAACTAATGCTAGAGGATGGCAGCGGTCGCCTAAAGCTGAGCCGCTTTTATGCCGGTAGCCGCTATAGCAACGTATCTTGGCAGCAGCGCCAAAAGCGAGAGTTTCCGATGGGCGCAGTGGTGGCGGCCTCGGGGTTGGTGAAGGAGAGCAAGTTTGGCCTGACGCTAGAAGACCCAGATCTGGAAGTTTTAGAAGGCTCTGGCGGTGCCATTGAGTCGTTGACTATTGGCCGGGTAGTGCCGGTTTATCCGCTTACCGAAGGGGTGTCGGCAGATTTGATTCGGCGGGCGGTAGTGGCCGCTCTGCCTGCGGTGGCTGAGCTAAAGGAGCCGCTGCCGGTGGACCTGCGCCAGCAGTATGGCCTGACGGGGTTGGGGGATGCGATCGCACAAATCCATTTCCCTGATGATGCCGACAAACTGGCCGCTGCTCGCCGCCGCCTCGTGTTCGACGAATTTTTCTATTTGCAGCTGGGTCTGCTGCGCCGCCGGTTAGAACAGCAGCAGCAGCAAACCACCGTTGCCCTAGCTCCCACTGGGGCGCTGATCGACACCTTTTACGAAGTGCTTCCCTTTGATCTGACTGGGGCGCAGCAGCGAGTAGTCAACGACATTCTGGCCGACCTGCAGCGATCCATTCCGATGAATCGTTTGGTGCAGGGCGATGTCGGTTCCGGTAAAACGGTGGTGGCCGTGATCGCCATTCTGGCAGCGATTCAGGCGGGCTATCAGGGGGCGTTGATGGCTCCTACGGAGGTACTGGCAGAGCAGCACTACCGTAAGCTGGTGAGCTGGTTTACCCAGCTGCACCTGCCGGTGGAGCTGCTGACGGGGTCAACCAAGGCTGCTAAGCGGCGAGCTATTTTCTCAGAACTGGCTACTGGGCAGCTGCCCGTCCTAGTCGGCACCCATGCTCTGATTGAAGATCCGGTGCAGTTTCAGAGCTTGGGCTTAGTGGTGATTGACGAGCAGCACCGCTTTGGCGTGCAGCAGCGGGCTAGACTCCAGCAGAAAGGCCCCAACCCTCACGTGCTCACGCTGACGGCAACCCCCATTCCCCGCACCCTGGCTCTGACCCTACACGGCGATCTAGACGTGAGCCAGATCGATGAACTGCCGCCAGGCCGTAAGGCAATTCAGACGACGCTGCTAACGGGGCGCGATCGCAACCATGCCTACGACCTAGTGCGCCGAGAAGTGGCCCAGGGCCGCCAGGTCTACGTGGTGCTGCCCCTAGTCGAAGAGTCAGAAAAGCTCGACCTCAAATCTGCCACCGAAGAACACCAGCGGCTGTCCGAAGTGATCTTTCCAGAGTTCAAGGTGGGCCTGCTGCACGGGCGCATGTCTTCGGCTGAAAAAGATCGGGCCATTACTGAATTTCGCGATGGCAAAACCCACATCCTAGTCTCTACCACTGTGGTAGAGGTCGGCGTCGATGTGCCCAACGCTTCTGTAATGCTGATTGAACACGCCGAGCGCTTTGGCCTTTCCCAACTGCACCAGCTGCGCGGTCGAGTGGGCCGAGGCGCAGCCCAGTCCTACTGTTTGCTGATGAGCGCCAGCCGCAGCGAAGTGTCTCTGCAGCGGCTTAAAGTGCTAGAGCAGTCCCAGGATGGCTTTTTCATTGCTGAGATGGATCTACGCTTTCGAGGCCCAGGGGAAGTGCTCGGCACCCGCCAATCGGGTCTGCCCGACTTTGCCCTGGCCAGCTTAGTAGAAGACCAGGACGTGCTAGAACAGGCCCGCACCGCTGCAGAAGCCCTGCTCAAAGAAGACAAAACCCTTGAACTCTGGCCCCGCCTCAAAGCAGAACTCGATCGCCGCTATCAAAAGCTCATGGGCGGCACAATTTTGACCTGA
- a CDS encoding type IV pilus twitching motility protein PilT, with protein MSELPRNPAPHPAPPPPPPPRASANPGAPAGHRPAAPPPMPKGPSNIKVGSGLTLERIVREAFDKGFSDVHLGVGEVPRFRERGEISTTDYPVTDEATFYGWLSEIMKPEQIQEFKQTMDFDGAAQYDFTRIRINVFDTLRGPALVLRLIPVKILTLDQLGFPPVFRDVCHYHKGLVLVTGPTGSGKSTTLAAMIDYINAEMPKNIITIEDPVEFVHSSKRSLIKQREVGMHTLKFDNALKASLREDPDIILVGEMRDKETVNTALKAAQTGHLVMGTLHTNSAVKTVERILNLYEPEQQAPVRVSLAESLVAVIAQGLCRTTDGKRAAFHDILLNTDAIKDYILRGQLDEVEALIPKCTFDGMCTMNQSLYALYEAGRITEETALEMSPKQNEMAQILRGRV; from the coding sequence ATGAGTGAGTTACCCCGTAACCCTGCTCCCCATCCCGCTCCCCCGCCACCACCGCCCCCTCGCGCCAGCGCCAATCCCGGAGCGCCTGCCGGACATCGGCCTGCTGCCCCGCCACCGATGCCCAAAGGGCCGAGCAACATTAAGGTCGGCTCTGGGCTAACGCTGGAGCGGATTGTACGGGAAGCCTTTGACAAAGGGTTTTCAGACGTTCACTTAGGGGTGGGTGAGGTGCCCCGCTTTAGAGAGCGAGGGGAGATCTCCACCACAGACTATCCTGTGACCGACGAAGCCACCTTTTATGGCTGGCTCTCTGAAATCATGAAGCCTGAGCAAATTCAGGAATTCAAGCAGACGATGGACTTTGACGGGGCCGCCCAATACGACTTCACCCGGATCCGGATCAACGTCTTTGACACCCTGCGGGGACCCGCGCTGGTGCTCCGTCTGATTCCGGTGAAGATTTTGACGCTGGATCAGCTCGGCTTTCCGCCGGTTTTCCGCGATGTGTGCCACTACCACAAGGGTCTGGTGCTGGTGACAGGGCCAACGGGTTCGGGTAAGTCCACCACCCTGGCAGCGATGATTGACTACATCAATGCAGAGATGCCTAAAAACATCATCACCATTGAAGACCCGGTGGAATTTGTCCACAGCAGTAAGCGATCGCTAATCAAACAGCGGGAAGTGGGCATGCACACCCTGAAGTTTGACAACGCGCTGAAGGCATCTCTGCGGGAAGACCCAGACATCATTCTGGTGGGTGAAATGCGGGACAAGGAGACGGTCAATACGGCGCTTAAAGCGGCTCAGACCGGACACCTAGTCATGGGCACCCTACACACCAACAGCGCTGTCAAGACGGTGGAGCGGATTCTCAACCTGTATGAGCCAGAGCAGCAGGCCCCAGTGCGGGTGTCGCTGGCAGAGTCTCTAGTCGCCGTTATTGCCCAGGGGTTGTGCCGAACGACCGACGGTAAGCGAGCGGCATTCCACGACATCTTGCTCAACACAGACGCGATCAAGGACTACATTTTGCGGGGTCAGCTCGATGAAGTCGAGGCGCTGATTCCGAAGTGTACCTTTGACGGTATGTGCACCATGAACCAGTCGCTTTATGCCCTTTATGAAGCCGGACGTATCACTGAAGAAACCGCTCTAGAAATGTCGCCCAAGCAGAATGAGATGGCTCAGATTCTGCGCGGGCGTGTCTAA
- a CDS encoding class II aldolase/adducin family protein, protein MFDEGVIKFSCEWQKTEPLAFSGLETLMGWRDRIFAAGLIGLYPNGIGYGNISLKLTDSSFIISGTQTGHLLHTEPQHYTLVDRWDIDRNSLHCTGPIKASSESLTHAAVYTLDSTIQAIVHGHSAALWQQYLNVLPTTRASVPYGTPAMAYEMGRLFQEEGLAQKRCLVMAGHEDGLLAFGETLEQAATTLLALKQL, encoded by the coding sequence ATGTTTGACGAGGGGGTGATCAAATTTAGCTGTGAGTGGCAAAAGACAGAGCCGCTGGCGTTTTCTGGGTTGGAAACGCTGATGGGATGGCGCGATCGCATCTTCGCCGCTGGCCTAATCGGCCTTTACCCCAATGGCATTGGCTACGGCAACATTAGCCTAAAGCTTACCGACAGTAGCTTCATCATTTCGGGCACTCAAACCGGCCACTTACTCCATACAGAACCTCAGCACTATACCTTGGTAGATCGCTGGGACATTGATCGCAACAGCCTGCACTGCACCGGCCCGATCAAAGCCTCTTCAGAATCTCTCACCCATGCCGCAGTGTATACCCTGGACTCTACGATTCAGGCGATTGTCCACGGGCACAGCGCCGCCCTTTGGCAACAGTATCTAAATGTTCTGCCTACCACCCGCGCCAGCGTTCCCTACGGCACGCCCGCGATGGCCTATGAAATGGGGCGACTCTTTCAGGAAGAGGGCTTGGCCCAGAAGCGGTGTCTGGTGATGGCGGGCCATGAAGATGGTCTGCTGGCTTTTGGCGAAACCTTAGAGCAGGCCGCCACGACTTTGCTGGCTCTGAAGCAGCTATGA
- the rplI gene encoding 50S ribosomal protein L9: protein MAKRIQVVLNQDVRKLGRNGDLVEVAPGYARNFLIPQGMAVRTTPGVLKQVERRREKERQRLLELKQEAESVKKALETIGLFTVQKPVGEKEAIFGTVTAADVAEVIQSTAGKEVDRREITLPDINKLGDYRVDVKLHPEVTVTINLRVAAE, encoded by the coding sequence ATGGCTAAACGGATACAGGTAGTTCTCAATCAAGATGTGCGCAAGCTGGGCAGAAATGGCGACCTCGTAGAAGTTGCTCCTGGCTATGCTCGCAATTTCCTCATTCCTCAGGGGATGGCGGTTCGCACCACGCCTGGCGTGTTGAAGCAGGTAGAGCGGCGGCGCGAAAAAGAGCGTCAGCGGCTGCTAGAACTCAAGCAAGAAGCTGAGTCTGTTAAAAAGGCTTTGGAAACCATTGGTCTATTCACTGTGCAGAAGCCAGTGGGCGAAAAAGAAGCGATTTTCGGGACCGTTACGGCAGCAGACGTGGCTGAGGTCATTCAATCCACTGCTGGTAAAGAGGTAGATCGCCGCGAGATCACCCTGCCCGATATCAACAAGCTGGGCGATTATCGGGTGGATGTCAAGCTGCATCCTGAAGTCACCGTCACCATCAACCTGCGGGTTGCGGCTGAGTAG
- a CDS encoding replicative DNA helicase: protein MVQNLNFEQVSDRLPPQNIEAEEAILGGILLDPEAISRVMEVMVPEAFYIGAHKDIYRAALDLYAKGRPTDLMSITAWLKDNEKLEKIGGQSRLAQLIDRTISAANIDQYAALVMDKYTRRRLIQAGGEISQLGYEAGSLLEQVLDQAEQKLFGITQDRPQSGLTAASDILIDTFAEIEQRSLGIVMPGVPCGFYDLDAMTQGFQRSDLIIAAGRPAMGKCLSAEAEILLADGSIASIGEIYRQRAAQLLTLGPDWRFKLAEPSAYVDDGLKPVFRVTTRLGRTLETTLSHPFLTIQGWKPLAELAVGARVAVPRCLPIFGTQRLPEHQVKLLAYFIGDGCLTGLSPQFTNSNPCLQEDFTEAALQFSGVKVRIETGQGQRTPSLYVTANAELVKTQRQAFGEVLKLLLQKHPVSDRQLAHQLNVSPSLICQWKEGTCAPDLATFERLIEALSVSTETLAPHGFSSIRWTSQNAVTLWLQTHQLWGKSAHEKSVPEAVFRLVRPQLALFLNRLFATDGWVSVLSSGQVQLGFATVSEKLARQTQHLLLRFGVIARLKRRTMKYQNDRRVVWQLDITDALSIKTFIQDIGIFGKEDAIAKAEAALSKRQYQTNRDLIPTEVWQSLSAAKGAETWKSLATRAGLKGTSNIHVGKRAPTRERLFALATALEQTELQQLATSDVYWDEIISIEAVGSKQVYDLTIPETHNFVANDICVHNTSFVLNIARHIAAVNKMPVAVFSLEMSKLQLVYRLLSSEVEIESSRLRSGRIGQQEWEKLGHAISILSQMPVFIDDTPNISVTEMRSKARRLQAEQGGALGLILIDYLQLMEGGSDNRVQELSKITRSLKGLARELNTPIIALSQLSRGVESRTNKRPMMSDLRESGCLTGDTLVTLAESGAQVPIQELVGQQGFKVWALDEAAMQLKAAAVSHAFSTGFKPILRLNTALGRSIRATENHKFLTIHGWKRLDELRTGDRIALPRRLESSSSQTMSNAELALLGHLIGDGCTLPRHTIQYTTREDDLANLVASLATQAFGERITPRVVKERNWYQVYLVSTQRLTHKTRNPIAAWLDSLGVFGLRSHEKFVPDLVFEQSRDAISVFLRHLWSTDGSIKLVQGKSPRPIAYYASSSRKLAEDVQSLLLRLGINARLSTRSQHGKGRDQHHVVVTGKIDIQLFVELVGAVGSYKQKSVVEIREHIKGRRGNTNRDVIPFDVWRLYAVPAMQANGLTTRQMQYQLGVPYCGTTFYKQNVSRERALRLAQVVQSEHLLQLANSDVYWDAIVSIEPDGEEEVFDLTVPGLHNFIANNVVVHNSIEQDADLIMMLYREEYYEPDTPDRGIAEVIVVKHRNGPVGTVKLLFEPQFTRFRNLANPNA from the coding sequence ATGGTGCAAAATCTCAATTTTGAGCAGGTTAGCGATCGGCTGCCCCCCCAGAACATCGAGGCCGAAGAGGCAATCTTGGGCGGCATCTTACTAGATCCCGAAGCCATTAGCCGAGTCATGGAAGTCATGGTGCCCGAAGCGTTTTATATCGGGGCCCACAAAGATATCTACCGGGCGGCGCTCGATCTCTACGCCAAAGGTCGCCCTACTGACCTCATGAGCATTACCGCCTGGCTCAAGGACAATGAAAAGCTAGAGAAGATTGGGGGCCAAAGCCGCCTAGCTCAGCTGATTGACCGCACTATCAGCGCCGCCAATATCGACCAGTATGCGGCTCTGGTAATGGACAAGTACACTCGGCGACGTCTGATCCAGGCAGGGGGCGAGATTTCCCAGCTAGGCTACGAAGCGGGTTCGCTGTTGGAGCAGGTGCTTGATCAAGCAGAGCAAAAGTTGTTTGGCATCACCCAAGATCGCCCCCAGAGCGGATTGACGGCCGCTTCCGATATTTTGATCGATACCTTTGCTGAGATCGAACAGCGATCGCTCGGTATCGTCATGCCAGGCGTTCCCTGCGGCTTTTATGACTTAGACGCAATGACCCAGGGTTTTCAGCGCTCTGACCTGATTATTGCTGCTGGGCGTCCGGCAATGGGCAAGTGTCTCAGCGCTGAGGCAGAGATTTTGCTGGCTGATGGCAGTATTGCCAGTATTGGGGAGATCTATCGTCAACGAGCTGCCCAACTACTCACTTTAGGGCCGGACTGGCGTTTTAAGCTGGCTGAACCCAGCGCCTATGTCGATGATGGGTTAAAGCCAGTCTTTCGGGTAACAACTCGGTTAGGCCGCACCCTTGAAACAACCCTCTCCCATCCTTTTTTAACGATTCAAGGTTGGAAACCGTTGGCTGAGTTGGCGGTAGGGGCTAGAGTGGCTGTTCCTCGCTGCCTTCCTATCTTTGGCACGCAAAGGCTGCCAGAACATCAGGTAAAGCTGCTAGCCTATTTCATTGGCGATGGCTGCCTTACTGGGCTTTCCCCTCAGTTCACGAACTCAAACCCTTGCCTGCAGGAGGATTTCACTGAAGCTGCGCTTCAGTTTTCTGGCGTTAAAGTGCGAATTGAAACCGGTCAGGGGCAGCGAACCCCCTCTTTATACGTCACGGCCAATGCTGAACTGGTGAAAACTCAACGCCAAGCTTTTGGAGAAGTCCTTAAATTGCTGCTCCAGAAGCACCCAGTCTCCGATCGTCAGCTTGCCCATCAGCTAAATGTTAGCCCTTCGTTAATTTGTCAGTGGAAGGAGGGTACCTGCGCGCCGGATCTGGCAACTTTTGAAAGACTAATCGAGGCGCTTAGTGTTTCCACAGAGACGTTAGCTCCTCACGGATTTTCCAGTATTCGTTGGACTAGTCAGAATGCTGTAACCCTTTGGCTTCAAACGCACCAGCTGTGGGGTAAGTCGGCCCATGAAAAGAGTGTTCCAGAGGCGGTGTTTAGGTTAGTGAGACCGCAACTCGCCCTTTTTCTTAACCGGCTCTTTGCTACGGATGGCTGGGTTAGCGTCCTTAGCAGTGGCCAGGTTCAACTGGGATTTGCGACTGTTAGCGAAAAGCTAGCTCGACAAACTCAGCATCTTCTTCTTAGATTTGGTGTTATCGCTCGTCTCAAGCGGCGCACCATGAAATACCAGAACGATCGTCGGGTTGTCTGGCAGTTAGACATTACTGATGCCCTCTCCATCAAAACTTTCATTCAGGATATTGGTATTTTTGGCAAGGAAGATGCGATCGCAAAAGCCGAGGCAGCCTTATCAAAACGTCAGTACCAGACCAATCGAGACTTGATTCCGACTGAAGTTTGGCAATCCCTGAGCGCAGCCAAAGGGGCGGAAACCTGGAAGTCTTTAGCGACTCGGGCTGGGCTTAAAGGCACAAGCAATATTCATGTTGGTAAACGGGCACCCACCCGTGAGCGATTATTTGCCTTAGCAACAGCACTAGAGCAGACGGAACTACAGCAACTTGCAACCAGTGATGTCTATTGGGACGAAATCATTTCAATCGAGGCTGTGGGGAGCAAGCAGGTTTATGACTTGACTATCCCGGAAACCCACAACTTTGTGGCTAATGATATCTGTGTTCATAACACTAGCTTTGTATTAAACATTGCGCGCCACATTGCTGCGGTTAACAAAATGCCGGTGGCAGTCTTTAGTTTGGAGATGTCAAAGCTGCAGCTAGTCTACCGCTTACTCTCTAGCGAAGTTGAAATAGAGAGTAGCCGTCTGCGCAGTGGCCGCATTGGCCAGCAGGAGTGGGAAAAACTCGGTCATGCGATCAGCATTTTGTCGCAAATGCCGGTCTTCATTGATGACACGCCCAACATTTCAGTTACCGAAATGCGCTCCAAAGCCCGCCGACTTCAGGCTGAGCAAGGGGGAGCTTTGGGCCTAATTCTTATTGACTATCTTCAGCTGATGGAAGGCGGCAGCGACAACCGGGTACAGGAACTTTCTAAAATCACTCGTTCTTTGAAAGGGCTAGCCCGCGAACTCAATACTCCAATTATTGCGCTTTCTCAGCTCAGCCGAGGCGTGGAGTCGCGTACTAACAAGCGCCCCATGATGTCTGATTTGCGGGAATCTGGCTGTTTGACAGGGGATACATTAGTGACGCTAGCAGAGAGTGGAGCACAGGTACCGATTCAAGAGTTAGTCGGCCAGCAAGGTTTCAAAGTGTGGGCATTGGATGAAGCGGCAATGCAGTTGAAGGCAGCTGCTGTCAGCCATGCCTTTTCAACAGGATTCAAGCCTATTTTACGGCTCAATACGGCCTTAGGAAGAAGTATTCGAGCCACAGAAAACCATAAATTTCTCACCATTCATGGCTGGAAGCGGTTAGATGAACTTAGAACGGGTGATCGAATCGCTTTACCTCGTAGGCTCGAAAGTTCATCATCTCAGACAATGAGCAATGCTGAACTTGCCCTATTAGGGCATTTGATAGGGGATGGTTGCACGTTACCTCGCCACACAATTCAATACACTACCAGAGAAGACGATTTAGCTAATTTAGTAGCATCATTAGCAACTCAAGCGTTTGGTGAACGAATTACCCCAAGAGTTGTAAAAGAGCGGAATTGGTATCAGGTTTACCTTGTCTCGACTCAACGATTAACACATAAAACAAGAAATCCGATTGCAGCATGGCTGGACTCGTTAGGCGTTTTTGGCCTTCGATCCCATGAGAAATTTGTGCCTGATCTAGTTTTCGAGCAATCTCGCGACGCGATTTCAGTTTTCCTCAGGCACCTTTGGAGTACTGACGGCTCTATTAAATTAGTTCAAGGCAAATCACCTCGACCTATAGCTTACTATGCAAGCAGCAGCCGGAAGTTGGCAGAGGATGTTCAATCACTATTGCTACGTCTCGGAATTAATGCTCGGCTCTCTACTCGTTCACAACACGGGAAAGGGCGAGACCAACACCATGTCGTTGTGACAGGCAAGATTGACATTCAACTTTTCGTCGAGCTTGTTGGGGCTGTCGGGTCCTACAAGCAAAAGTCCGTTGTCGAAATTCGAGAACACATAAAGGGTCGCAGGGGAAATACGAACCGAGATGTGATTCCTTTTGATGTTTGGAGACTGTATGCAGTTCCAGCTATGCAAGCAAATGGATTAACTACACGCCAGATGCAGTATCAACTAGGCGTCCCCTACTGCGGTACAACGTTTTATAAGCAGAACGTTAGCCGGGAGCGAGCACTGCGGCTGGCGCAGGTTGTTCAATCAGAGCATCTTCTTCAGTTAGCCAATAGTGATGTTTATTGGGATGCTATTGTCTCTATTGAACCGGATGGAGAAGAGGAAGTCTTTGATCTTACGGTTCCAGGTTTGCACAATTTTATTGCAAATAATGTAGTAGTTCACAACTCAATTGAGCAGGATGCGGACCTGATTATGATGCTGTATCGCGAGGAATATTACGAGCCGGATACGCCTGATCGCGGTATTGCTGAGGTAATTGTGGTGAAGCACCGAAACGGCCCAGTTGGGACAGTGAAGCTGCTGTTTGAGCCGCAGTTTACGCGCTTCCGCAACTTAGCTAATCCTAATGCTTAG
- the tsf gene encoding translation elongation factor Ts, which yields MAEISAKLVKELREATGAGMMDCKKALLENDGDKEKASEWLRQKGISSASKKEGRVAAEGLVESYIHTGGRVGVLVEINCETDFVARRDEFKALVKDVAMQIAACPNVEYVKTSDIPADMVEKEKAIEMGRDDLSNKPENIRAKIVEGRIEKRLKELSLMDQPFIKDQNITVEELVKQSVSQLGENIQVRRFSRFVLGEGIEKEESNFAEEVAAQTGQK from the coding sequence ATGGCAGAGATTTCTGCAAAATTAGTTAAGGAGCTGCGCGAGGCGACTGGCGCAGGCATGATGGATTGCAAAAAAGCACTCCTGGAAAACGACGGTGACAAGGAAAAAGCCAGTGAGTGGCTGCGCCAGAAAGGTATCTCTTCGGCCTCTAAAAAAGAAGGTCGAGTAGCTGCTGAAGGTCTGGTGGAGAGCTACATTCACACGGGTGGACGCGTAGGTGTGCTGGTCGAAATCAACTGTGAAACAGACTTCGTAGCTCGCCGTGACGAGTTCAAAGCTCTAGTGAAGGATGTGGCTATGCAGATTGCTGCCTGTCCTAACGTTGAGTACGTGAAGACCAGCGACATCCCTGCCGACATGGTGGAAAAGGAAAAAGCAATCGAAATGGGCCGCGATGATCTGTCTAACAAGCCAGAAAACATCCGGGCCAAAATCGTTGAGGGCCGCATTGAAAAGCGCCTCAAAGAGCTTTCTCTGATGGATCAGCCCTTCATCAAAGACCAGAACATCACCGTTGAAGAACTGGTCAAGCAAAGCGTTTCTCAGTTGGGTGAAAACATCCAGGTTCGTCGCTTCTCCCGGTTTGTCCTCGGTGAAGGCATTGAGAAGGAAGAGAGCAACTTTGCAGAGGAAGTTGCTGCTCAAACAGGTCAAAAGTAG
- the rpsB gene encoding 30S ribosomal protein S2, with protein MPVVTLPELLESGVHFGHQTRRWNPKMAPYIFTSRNGVHIIDLVQTAKLIEEAYGFVRRSAEQGQKFLFVGTKRQAAGIVAQEASRCGSHYINQRWLGGMLTNWTTIKSRVERLKELERMEETGAIALRPKKEAAVLRREMEKLQKYLGGIKAMRGVPDVAIIVDIRREYNAVQECHKLGIPIISLLDTNCDPDLVDVPIPGNDDAIRSIKLILGKLADAIYEGSGGQGRGDGDDIYDEYDGADDDFDYDEVDYPADNEDGDNG; from the coding sequence ATGCCTGTTGTTACTCTGCCCGAACTGCTAGAGTCTGGGGTCCACTTTGGGCACCAAACCCGCCGCTGGAATCCTAAGATGGCTCCGTACATCTTTACCTCGCGGAACGGGGTTCACATCATTGACCTGGTACAAACCGCCAAGCTAATCGAAGAAGCTTATGGCTTCGTTCGTAGATCTGCTGAGCAAGGCCAGAAATTTCTGTTTGTCGGCACCAAGCGACAGGCGGCTGGTATTGTTGCACAAGAAGCGAGCCGTTGCGGTTCCCACTATATCAACCAGCGATGGCTGGGAGGTATGCTCACCAACTGGACGACAATCAAGTCCCGCGTGGAGCGCCTCAAAGAACTAGAGCGCATGGAAGAAACGGGAGCCATTGCCCTGCGCCCCAAGAAAGAGGCGGCGGTGCTGCGGCGGGAAATGGAGAAGCTGCAAAAATACCTAGGCGGCATCAAAGCGATGCGCGGGGTTCCTGATGTAGCCATCATTGTTGATATCCGCCGGGAGTACAACGCGGTGCAGGAATGCCACAAGCTAGGCATTCCGATCATCTCGCTGCTAGACACCAACTGCGACCCTGATCTGGTTGATGTGCCCATTCCCGGTAACGACGATGCCATTCGCTCCATCAAGCTAATTCTCGGCAAGCTAGCAGATGCCATCTACGAAGGTTCTGGTGGCCAAGGTCGAGGTGACGGCGATGACATCTATGATGAGTACGATGGGGCCGATGATGACTTCGATTACGATGAGGTCGATTATCCCGCTGACAATGAGGATGGAGATAACGGCTAA